Genomic segment of Pacificitalea manganoxidans:
CATGCGGCGAGAACAGATACATGTCCTCGTTTTTCTTCGCGAGTTCGAAGGTGATGTCGGGGATCACCACGCCAAGACTCAGTGTCTTGATGCGGATCTTCTCATCCGCGTTCTCGCGCTTGGTGTCGAGGAAGCGCAGGATGTCGGGGTGATGCGCGTTCAGATAGACCGCGCCCGCGCCCTGACGCGCGCCAAGCTGGTTGGCATAGGAGAAGCTGTCTTCGAGCAGCTTCATCACCGGGATCACGCCGGAGGACTGGTTCTCGATCCCTTTGATGGGGGCGCCATGCTCGCGGATATTGGTCAGCATCAACGCGACGCCGCCGCCGCGCTTGGACAGTTGCAGCGACGAATTGATCGCGCGGCCGATACTTTCCATGTTGTCTTCGATGCGCAGCAGGAAGCAGGAGATAAGCTCCCCGCGCTGTGCCTTGCCCGCATTGAGGAAGGTGGGCGTCGCGGGCTGGAACCGGCCGCCGATGATTTCTTCCATCAGCCGAACGGCCAGATCCTCGGACCCCTGCGCCAGCGCCAGCGCGACCATGCACACGCGGTCCTCATACCGCTCCAGATAGCGCTGCCCGTCATTGGTCTTCAGCGTGTAGGAGGTGTAATATTTGAATGCGCCGAGGAAGGTCGGGAACCGGAACTTCTTGGCGTAGGCCATGTCCCACAGCTTGTGCACGAAGGCGCGGTCATAGGCGTCGAGTACCTCGCCCTCGTAGTAGCCTTCTTCGACAAGGTAGCCCAGCTTTTCGTCCAGCGAGTGAAAGAACACGGTGTTCTGGTTCACATGCTGCAGGAAATACGCCCGCGCGGCGCGGCGGTCCGCGTCGAACTGAATGCGGCCTTCCGCGTCATAGAGGTTCAGCATCGCGTTCAGCGCGTGGTAATCCAGCGCCGGTTTGGCCGAGGCGCTCGCGCCATGCTTGTCTAGTGCGGTTCGGTCGAGAGTTGCGCTTTCCAAAACCTGTCCAATCCTTGGCGAATGCGGGCGATGTCCCCGTCGGTTCCGGCAAGCTCGAATCGTGCCAGAAGGGGAACGTCGCATTTAGCGGCTATGATACGGCCCGCAAGGGCGAAGGTCGCCCCGAAATTGCGGTTGCCCGAGGCGATCACGCCCCGGAGATGACTGCGGGTTTCCGCGTCGTTGAGAACGCGGATGACCTGTTTCGGCACCGCGCCCCGGCCCTCGCCGTCCGAGTATGTCGGACAGACCAGAACGAAAGGCGCGCGCGGCGGCGTAAAGGGCTCGGAACTGCGGATAGGAATCCGCGATGCCGGCAGGCCCAGCCGGTCAATGAAACGTCGGGTGTTACCGGAGCCCGACGAGAAATAGATCAAGCCGGGCATCGCGGGAACCGGCGATCAGGCGAGCGCGCCGATCTTGTCGGGGCGGAACCCGGCCCAATGATCGTCGCCTGCCATTACGACCGGCGCCTGGCGATAGCCCAGCTCCTGCACGCGGGTCATCGCGGCGTCGTCTTCGGTCAGGTCGATCACCTCGAAATCGAGGCCGCGCGCGGACAGGGCGCGGGTGGTTGCGGTGCACTGCACGCAGGCCGGCTTGGAATAAACGGTGATGGTCATCTGCTATCGTCCCCGAAGTGTTGCTTGAGCGGGAAGTCCGACCCTCCACACCAGATATAGGACTATATCCGCCGTGTTGAAGCCGGGCCTCGCCCGTGTCGTCATCTGCGTCTCGGGATGCTTTGCATCCGCCACGGCCCGCGCGCGCCTGATCCGTTCATGCCGGTATCCGGCAAGCCAACGGAGCAAGGCTCATCGCGTATATCTGCGGGGGCAGCGCCGGATTGGACCGGCTTCCCGTCTGGCCGAAACGTCGGAACCAAAGCACCAAGACAACAGCATATAGAGGGCGGATGGCCTATTGTGTCAATATATGGAAAAGGCTTGACGCGGGCTTTTGTTTGGGGGGCCGAGGGTGCGCCTGATTTGCGGGCAGCACGCGACGGTGTTTGACACGAAAAGAGGGCGCGCGAGATCAGGCACTTGCCCCCTCGCGCGCCCCTTTGTCCAGTGGCGAAATATTCCCTCGCGGAAGGGTTAGTCTCGCTCCATTCCCGCCAGCAGATCGGCATTGCCCCCGGCGGCGGTCGTGTCGACGCACAAATGTCGCTCATGTGCCACATGCCCCGCATCGGGGCGGCCTGTGATGAGCGGCAGGATTGGCCCGTCCCGCTGGGCCAGCGCCTGCGCCAAGGGCCGCGCATCGGTCTCAGAGCCCCAGAACAGCACAGCGGACAGCCCGGTCAGACCGCGCAGGGTGTCAGGCGTCACCGTGCCTTCGGCGATCACCGCGTGGCCGCCCAAGGCCTCGACCGCGTCGGCCTGCGCGCGCGCGGCTTCGGCGCCCGGTCCCATGCATAGCAGCGACGCCCGGCTGACCAGCCGCAGCCGGTTCGATTCGCCGGTGGGTCCGGGCAGGTCCGTGACCCGCAGCACCTGTTCGCGCGGTGCGGCGTCGAGCGCGCGTTGCAGCGCCGCAGGATCGGCCTGAGCGGTGGTGTCGGGGTGAGTGACTGGGGCCGTGACGGGATGGCCCGGCTCCGGCGCGGTGTAGCGCGTCAGGTAGTTTGGTCCGCCCGCCTTCGGCCCTGTGCCGGACAGCCCCTCGCCGCCAAAGGGCTGGGAGCCGACGATGGCGCCGATCTGGTTGCGGTTCACATAGGCGTTGCCGACCTCGATCCGGTCCGCGATGTCCTGCACCCGCCCGTCGATCCGGGTGTGCAGCCCAAAGGTCAGCCCATAGCCGGTGGCGTTGATCGCGGCGATGACCTGCTCCAGCTCCCGCGCCTTGAACGTGGCGACGTGCAGAACCGGCCCAAAGATTTCCTGCTCCAGATCGGCGATGCCGCCGATACGGATCAGCGCCGGGCCGACAAAGGTGCCGTCGGCGGGCGTCTCGAGTTGCTTGATCAGCCGACCCTCGGTGCGGGCGGTGGCGATATGCGCGTCGATCCCGGCCTTGGCTTCGGCATCGATGACCGGGCCCACATCGGTGGACAGGTGCCACGGATCGCCCAGCCGCAATTCGTCCATCGCGCCCTGCAGCATTTCCAGCAGCGTGTCCGCGACATCCTCCTGAACATATAGACAGCGCAAGGCGGAGCAGCGTTGCCCTGCCGACTGGAATGCCGAGGCAACGATGTCGCGGATGGCCTGTTCGGGCAGCGCGGTGCTGTCCACGATCATCGCGTTCAGGCCGCCGGTTTCCGCGATGAGCGGCGCGCCGGGGGCAAGTGCGTAGGCCATGGATCGACGGATGCGCAACGCGGTGTCGGTCGAGCCGGTAAACGCGACGCCGCTCACGCGCCCATCGCCGGCGATCGCCGCGCCGACCACATCGCCGCGACCGGGCAGCAATTGCAGGGCACTGCGCGGCACACCGGCTTCGTGCAGCAGGCGCACGGCGTGATCGGCGACCAGCGCGGTCTGTTCCGCCGGTTTCGCCAGCACACCATTGCCCGCCGCCAATGCCGCCGAGATCTGCCCGGTAAAGATCGCAAGCGGGAAGTTCCACGGGCTGATGCAGGCAAAGATGCCGCGCGCGGGGCGGCTCAGCGCCTCGCCGCCATTGGCGTAGTAGCGCAGAAAATCGACCGCTTCGCGCAGTTCGCCTACGGCGTCAGGCAGGCTTTTGCCCGCTTCCTGCGCCAGCAGGGCAAAGAGCGGGCCAAAGTCACGCTCATAAAGATCAGCGGCACGGCGCAGCACCTGTGCGCGTTCGGCGGCGGGGACTTGCCACGGGGCGGCATGGTCGAGCGCGCGGGCGACATCCTTGGCGCTGGCCTCCTGCACCTGCGCGACGACCGCGCCGGTGGCAGGGTTGTGCACCGTGACCGTGCCGCCCGTGCCCGGACCGGCATCCCCGGCAAGACGCGGGGCGGCATCGGGCACCGTCACACCTGCGCGCGCAGCGTCGATCCGCGCCAGCGTCGGGCCATCGGTCAGGTCAAACCCCATCGAATTGCGCCGCCCCGGGCCAAAGATCTCGGGCCCCGGCGCCAGCATCGCATTGCGGTTGGCCTCGGGCGTGCCAAGCGCGGTGAAGGGGTCGGCGGCGACGGTTTCCGGCGCGACCTCCTCATCGACGATCTGGTTGACGAAGGACGAATTCGCGCCGTTCTCCAGCAGCCGCCGCACCAGATAGGCCAGCAGGTCGCGATGCGCGCCCACCGGGGCGTAGATCCGGCAACCGGTGCCCTCGGCATCATGCACGATCTGGTGCAGCCGCTCGCCCATGCCATGCAGACGTTGAAACTCGTAGCTGCCCGGCGCGGCGTCGCGCGCCATATGCAGCACGGCGGCGACGGTATGGGCATTATGCGTGGCGAACTGCGGATAGATCCGGTCGGTCATCTGCAGCAATTTGCGCGCATTGGCGATGTAGCTGACATCGGTTGCGGCCTTGCGCGTGAACACCGGGAAATCCTCCAGCCCTTCGACCTGCGCGTGCTTGATCTCCGTGTCCCAATAGGCGCCCTTGACCAGCCGCACGGTGATGCGGCGGTCGTGCCGTTCGGCCAGCGCATGCAGCCAATCAAGCGTCAGCGCGGCGCGGCGGCCATAGGCCTGCACCACCACGCCGAAACCGTCCCACCCGGCGAGCGACGGATTGGCCAGCGCGGCCTCGATCACCTTGAGCGAGATTACCAGCCGGTCGGCTTCCTCCGCGTCGATGTTAAGCCCCATGCCCGCCGCTTTCGCCTTGCGGCACAGGTCGGTGAGGATCGGCACCAACTCCTCCAGCACGCGGGCTTCCTTGGCGACCTCGTAGCGCGGATGCAGAGCCGACAGTTTGACCGAGATGCCGGGATTGCGGCGGATATCCTGACCCTTGCAGCGCTTGGCGATGGCGTCGATTGCGCCAGCATAGGCGTCGTAATAGCGCCGCGCATCCCTCGCGGTCATCGCCGCCTCGCCCAGCATGTCATAGGAATAGGTGTAGCCCTTGGCCTCCATCTTGGCCGCACGGTCCAGCGCGCCTTCGATGGTTTCGCCTAGCACGAACTGCCGTCCCATTTCCTTCATCGCGCGGCCGACGGCGGTGCGGATCACCGGCTCGCCCAGCCGCTTCACCGCGCCGCGCAGATGGCTGGCAATGCCGGGGCTGCGGCGGTCGTCCAGCACCTTGCCCGTCAGCATCAGCGCCCAGGTCGACGCGTTGACGAGGCTGGAGGCCGAATGACCCAGATGCTTGCCCCAGTCCGAGGGGGCGATCTTGTCCTCGATCAGATCGTCGATGGTTTCCGCATCCGGCACCCGCAGCAGCGCTTCGGCAAGGCACATCAACGCGATGCCTTCCTCAGTCGACAGCCCATATTCCGCGAGAAACACCTCCATCAGGCCGGGGCGGGCATCCGCGCGCACCTTCTTCACCAAATCGGTCGCTTCCGCGTGAATGGCCGCGCGGTCGGCGGGCGACAAGTTCGCCTGCGCGATCAGCGTCTCCAGCAGCGGTGCTTCGGGCGCGTGTTTGGCGGCTTCGATCCGGGTCAGGGGCAGCGGTGCGGTCATCGGGGATCTCCTGTCGGCGGCGGTCATGTGAGACCATGTAATGCGGTTTCGGACCGCGTCGCGCCATGTTACGGCAGGATGGATGGTCAGATTGACCATTGTCGTGATGTGAGTAGTTGAAATGACCAAATTAGATGCCAAAGGCGGTCCGCTTGACCTGGCGGGGCTGGACCGGATGGACCGGGCGATCCTTGCGGCGCTGACCGCGGATGGCCGGATTTCGCTGACCGATCTGGCGGCGCGCGTCGGCCTGTCAAAGACCCCGGTCACCGCCCGTGTGCGCCGGATGGAGCGCGACGGCATCATCACCGGCTACAGCGCCACGCTGTCTTGGGCGCGGCTCGGGCTCGACCATGTCGCCTTTGTGGAGGTGAAGCTGTCGGACACGCGTGAACGCACGCTCAGCGCCTTCAACGCGGCGGTGCGGCAGGTGCCGGAGGTGGAGCAATGCCATATGATCGCGGGCGGTTACGACTACCTATTGAAAGTGCGCACCACCGATATCAGCGCCTATCGCCGGGTGATGGGGGAACGCATTTCCAGCCTGCCCCATGTTGCCTCAACCTCCACCTATGTCGCGATGGAGGCGGTGAAGGACAGCAGCCTGCTGGAATGACCGCCACGCCCCGCCGTTAGCGTTTCCGAAACCCGTCTGCCGCTAGACTGTCGCGACGCCGGGCCTGCTGCGGGCCCGCCCTGCCGACAGGAGGTGACGGATGGCCGCATGGCCGCGCATAGCGGACCGGGTGCGCAGCCGCGTGCGGGGCGGGGCGCTGGCCTTTGCGCTGGCCTTTTGCGTGGGGCTGGTGGCGGCGCTTGGCTGGCTGATGCTGCGCGAGATCGGCAATTTCGCCAATGCCGATGCCGACAACCCCCGTTGGACGCTCAGTCAGGTGGACGCGGAATTTTTGCAGTTTCGTCTGGGGTTGGAACAGGCCCAGCGGGACCCCCGGATGCTCGACGCGCTGCGGCGACGGTTTGACGTGATCTATACGCGAGTGAAATCGCTGCGCGAGGGCGACGCGTATAGCACCCTGCGCAACAACCGGGAATTTGAGGCAGCGTGCCTGAGTGTCAGCGGTTTCCTCGATGCCGTGGTGCCGCTGATAGACGGGCCGGATTCGGTTCTGCTCGCCGCATTGCCGCAGATCCGCGCGCGGGCGGCTGCGCAAAACGCGCGTGTGCGGCAACTGTCCCTCGGCGGGCTATCGACCTTTGCCGAGATCGCGGAAACCCGGCGCGCGGCGGCGGCGAATATGCTGGTGCGGATGGCGACCGTGCTTGGGCTGATCTTTGCGGGTCTGGCCGTGCTGTCGCTGTCGCTGCTGCGGCTAATCCGATCGGGGGAAGAACGTGCGGAGACGCTGCGCCGCACCGGGGTGCGCCTGCGCACCATCGTCGAAACCTCCCACGATGCGATCCTTGTTTGCGATGCGGGCGGGCGCATTCTGGAACTGAACGCCGCTGGCGAGGCGATGTTCGGTGTCTCGCAGGAGGAGGCGCGCGGGGTTTCGGCCATCGACCTGTTGGTTCCCGCCGAGGATCGCGCCGCGTTGCGCCGGGGGCGGCTTGCGTTTCTTGAGCGCGGATTGCGCCCTGATCCCGGTCAACGCCGGTTCGAGGTGACGGTGCAGGCGGCGGGCCGGACCTTACCCGTGGATGTGTCGGTGGACAGCGCCCAATCGGGGCGGCAGTTGGTGCATGTGGCGTTCTTTCGCGACATTTCCCGCCGCCGCGCGACGGAGGCCGCCCTGCGGGACGCCCGCGATCGCGCCCTCGCCGGGGAAAAGGCAAAGGCCAAGTTTCTCGCCGTCATGAGCCACGAAATGCGCACGCCGCTGAACGGCCTTTTGGGCACCATTGCCCTGCTGCGGGACACCGGGCTGGACCGGCGGCAGACGGGCTATCTGGATACGATGGCGTCGTCGGGGGAATTGCTGCTTGGCCTCGTCAACGACGTGCTCGACCTGTCGAAATTCGAAGCGGGCAAGATCCGCCCCGAACGCCGGGTTTTTGACGTGGGCGCCCTTGTCGCCGGGGTGGTCGAAAAAATGGAGGGCCTTGCCGCCGGCAATGACACCGCGCTGGGGTGGAGCTGGGTCGGCCCGCCCATGAAATCGGCGCTGGGGGATGAGCGCCGGTTGCAGCAGGTTTTGCTGAACCTTGTCGGAAATGCGCTGAAATTCACCCGTGGCGGCAGCGTCGAGATCGAGTGTGAAATGCTCGGTGCGCCGCCCGATCCGACCGTGCCGCAGGTGGAATTTCGCGTCTACGACACCGGGATCGGCATCGCAGCGGAGCATCTTGAACAGATCTTTCAGGATTTCGAGACGCTCGAATCCTCCGCGGATCGGAAGGCGGATGGCACCGGGCTGGGGCTTGGTATTTCGCGGCGGCTGGCGCAGTTGCTCGGCGGGGAACTTGGCGCGCAGAGCGAGCCGGGCGAGGGCAGCGTGTTCTGGCTCCGCCTGCCGCTGACGGTTCCGACGCAGGCGCAGATCACGTCCCACGTCCATGCCAGCACCCATGCCCGCAATCGCGATGCCGCCGCCATCGAAGGACCGCCGCCCGAGCCGATGTCGGTGCTGCTGGTCGAGGACAACAAGGTGAACCGCTTCGTCGCGCGCGAGATGATCGAGGCCGAGGGCCACCGCGTGACGGAGGCCAAGAACGGGCTGGCGGGCGTGGAAATGGCAGCAGCAGAGCGTTTCGATCTAATCATGATGGATATTTCCATGCCGGTCATGGACGGCGAGCAGGCCGCGCGGGCGATCCGGGCCGGAACCGGTGCCTCCTCGACGACGCCGATCATTGGGGTCACTGCCCATGCGCTGTCGGAGGCGGGCGACCGGCTCTGCGCGGCGGGGATGGCGGAAAACCTGTCCAAACCGATTGATCGCGCGGATTTGCGCCGTTTGCTACGCCGTTTTGCCAGCGCGCGGCCTGATGGCGCTGTGCCCGCCGAAACCCGCCTGCCCCGGATTAGGGCCCATCCGGACCGGCTGCTGGATCTGGTGCAATTGTCCGATCAGGCGGATGCGCTGGGCTGCAAGGTGATGCAGCAGCTATTCGATAGCTTCCTTCCGGAAATGGAGGAGGCGCTCGACAGTCTGGTCGCCTTGCCCCGCGATGAGCCGCAGCGCCTGCGCCATGCCGCCCATGCGCTGGCCGGGTCTTGCGCCAATTTCGGGCTGCATGAACTGCGCGCCGCGCTGGCCGAGATCGAGGCTGCCCCGGATCATGACACCGACGCGCGTCTGGCCCGGCTTGTCCCGCTCTGGACCCGAAGCCGCGCCGCCTTGCTGGAGTGGTGGCGCGAGGCGCGCGGCACGCCGGAGCAGGCACAGCCCGCAAGCCCCGAAGCGGCGGGGGCCGTGGATTACCCCGGCGGGGGCTGACCCCGGTCACGCTGCGCAGGAGGATCGGGTGGGCGTGATGATGGCGGGCACGGCGGCACCTATCAATCCGCTGCTGGTTTTCTTGACAGTCGCCAGCCGTTGCGCGGTCGCCAGCCGATGCGCGGCGGCTCCTCCACGGCAAGCGGGGGAACTTGTCGCTGCCCGCAATGGTTGAGAGCCGGAATGCGTGCGGCACAGCGCCTGCCGCTCCCCCTGCCAGCACCGAACCTCCGGAGGCCCGCTTATGAAGACCACCCTTACCGTCAATGGCAAGGCGAGGGAGCTTGACGCAGACACGCGCGTCACGCTTCTTGACGCATTGCGCCATCACCTCGGCCTTACCGGCACCAAGAAGGGCTGCGACCACGGCCAATGCGGCGCCTGCACCGTGCTGGTGAACGGACGGCGCATCAATTCCTGCCTGTCGCTGGCCTGTATGCATGACGGAGACGAGATCACCACGATTGAAGGTCTCGGCACGCCGGATGATATGTCGCCGCTGCAAAAGGCCTTCGTCAAACATGACGGGTATCAATGCGGCTACTGCACGCCCGGACAGATCTGTTCGGCCACCGCGATGCTGGATGAGATCAAGCAGAACTGGCCCAGCCATGTGTCCGACGATCTCGACGCTCCTGCCAAACTGACAGTGGAGGAGGTCGCCGAACGGATGAGCGGCAATTTGTGCCGGTGTTCCTGCTACCCCAACATCGTCGATGCCATCCGTGAGGTGGCCGAGGCAGAGGGGGAGCGGCCATGAGGAGCTTCGACTACGCCCGCGCGAATTCGGTGTCAGAGGCAACATCCGAGGCCAGCGTTTCCACCGACAAAGCTCGGTTCATCGCCGGTGGCACCAACTTGCTGGACCTGATGAAGCTGGAGGTCATGACGCCGGAAAAACTGGTGGACATCACCCGGCTGGACCTGCGCGACATCACCCCGACGGAGGATGGCGGCCTGCGCATCGGCGCGCTGGTCACCAACAGCGATCTGGCCGCTGACGCCACGGTGCGCCGCGATTACGCGGTGCTGTCGCGGGCGCTGCTCGCGGGGGCATCCGGACAACTGCGGAACAAAGCCACCACCGGCGGCAATCTGCTACAGCGCACCCGCTGCTATTATTTCTACGACACGGCCATGCCGTGTAACAAACGTGACCCCGGTTCGGGGTGCAGCGCGATTGGGGGCGCGACCCGGCTGCATGCAATTCTGGGCGCAAGCGAGGCCTGCATCGCCACGCACCCCTCGGATATGGCCGTCGCCATGCAGGTGTTGGGCGCGCAGGTCGAAACCGAACGCGCGTCTAACGAGGGGCGGCTGATCCCGCTGGCTGAGTTCTATAAACTGCCGGGGGACAGCCCGCATATCGAAACTGTGCTGGAGCCGGGCGAGTTGATCACCGCGGTGATCCTGCCCCCGCCACCCGGAGGCACGCATGTCTATCGCAAGGTGCGCGACCGGGCATCGTATGCCTTTGCGCTGGTGTCCGTTGCTGCCGTGATCGGCATGGACGGCGGGCGGATGGCGCGCGTGCAGCTGGCCTTTGGCGGCATCGCGCCCCGCCCGTGGCGCAGCGCGGAGGTCGAGGATCTGTTGCAGGGCGAAGACCCCGCGCCCGCCCTGTTTGACCGCGCCGCCGATCTGCTGCTGGCCGACGCCCGTGGCCAAGGCGGCAATGATTTCAAGATACCGCTGACCCGCCGCACGCTGCGTGCCGTGCTGGCCGAGGCCACCGGGATGGGAGACAGCCAATGACCGCGCATCTCAAGATCGACGGCCCCGATGAAAGCAACCGGCTCGACGGGATGGCGCAGGGGGTCATCCACACCCCCGCCGACCGGCCAGAGGGGGCACTGAAAGTCACCGGCACCGCAACTTATGCCGCTGAATGGCAATTGGATGGGGTCGCGACAGGCGTCTTGGCCCGCGCCACGATCACCCGTGGCAAGGTGGTGCAGGTCGATGTCGATGCTGCCCGCGCGCTGCCCGGTGTGCTTGATGTCATCACCGACAGTCGGCTGGTGCGAAACCCGGCGCAGGGCATGGCCAATGAATCCCCCGTGCAGGAGCCGGAAACCGTCAGCTATTTCGGCCAGCCGATTGCGCTGGTCGTCGCCGAAACGTTCGAGCAGGCCCGCCATGCGGCCCATGCGCTGCAAATCCGCTATGAAACGGAGGATGGCGCCGCTGTCAGCCCCGAGCAGTCCGAGGACATCGACCTGCCCGAGGGCAAACAGGTCGCGCAGGGCGATCTGGATCAGGCCATGGGGGGCGCGGCGTTTACTGTCGATCAGACATGGACCACGCCGGGGCACAATGCCTCCGCGATGGAGCCGCACGCGGCACTGGCGGAATGGAAGGACGGCAAGCTGACGCTGCACAGTTCCAACCAGATGCTGAAATACAACCGTAACGAAGTGGCGGATGCGCTGGGCGTCGATGCGGAGAAGGTCCGCGTGCTGTCGCCCTATGTCGGGGGCGGGTTCGGCTCGAAACTCGGCATCGGGCCGGAGGCGGTGGCAGCCGCGATCGCGGCTGAGAAGCTCGGTCGTCCCGTGCGCGTCGTGATGACCCGCCAGCAGGTCTATGAGACCGTGCTGCACCGCTCGGCCTCGCGTCAGCGGATTCGGCTGGCGGCGGATGAGGATGGTCGGCTTCTGGGGCTCGGCCATGACTTCACTGTTTATAACAACGTCGGCGAAGTGTTCAGCGAGCCGGTCGCGCAGGCCACGCATTTCACCTATCCCGCCGCCCATCGCGAGATCGTGCACCGGGTCGCCACAGTGCACCGGGTGCCGACGGGGTCTGTTCGGGCGCCGGGTGAATCCATCGGGGTGACCGTGTTTGAGAACGCGATGGATGAATTGGCGGAGGCCACGGGCATCGATCCGCTGGACCTGCGCCTGCGCAACATACCGGACCGCGATCCCGAATCGGGCAAGCCGTTTTCGTCGCATATGCTGGCCGAAGCACTGCGGGACGGTGCGGCCCGGTTTGGCTGGGAGGGGCGCGACCCCAAACCGCGCGCCCGGCTGGAGGGCGATTGGTATATCGGCACCGGCATGGCCGCCGCCGTGCGCGTCAACACGGTCATGGAAAGCAAGGCGCGGCTGTGCCTGAACCCTGACCTGACCGCCGAGGTCGAAACCGACATGACCGATATTGGCACCGGCACCTACGCGATCCTGACGCAGATCGCGGCGGAGCTTCTGGGTCTGCCGCTGTCGCAGGTGACGACCCGGCTGGGCGATACCGATCTGCCGCCCGGCGCCGGGTCCGGCGGGTCGTGGGGGGCCAGTTCTGCAGGCACGTCCGTCTACCTCGCCGGGATGAAGCTGCGGGAAGAGATCGCGCAGAAGCTGAGCATCGCCGAGACAGATCTGACGCTGAAGGATGGCATGGCGATCCACGGCAACCGGACGACGCCGCTGTCGGATCTGCTGGACGGACCGTTGGAGGTCATCGGCCATGTCGAGGGCGGCGATGCCGGAGAGACGGTTCGGCAGGCCACCTATGGCAGCCATTTCGCAGAGGTCGCGGTGAACCGTCATTCGGGCGAAACCCGTGTGCGGCGGATGCTGGGCAGCTTCGCCTGTGGGCGGGTGCTGAACGAAAAAACCGCCCGCTCGCAATGTCTGGGCGGGATGACCTTTGGCATCGGCATGGCCTTGACTGAGGAGATGCTGTTTGACCCGCGCGATGGCCACGTCGCGAACAACGATCTGGCCGAATATCATTTGGCGGTGAACGCGGATGTGCCGCAGCTGGGGGTTCATTTCGTGCCCGAGCGAGACCCTTGGGCCAATCCCATGCAGGCCAAGGGCATCGGTGAGCTGGGCATCTGCGGCGCGGCGGCGGCAATCACCAACGCCATCTGGCACGCCACCGGCGTCCGCGTGCGGGATTATCCCGCGACGCTGGATAAGATCCTGCCGTATCTCGATTGAGCGCGTTTCCGGTCCGGGTGATCTGCCCGGACCGGGGCCTTAGGCCAGTGGCAACCGCACCAGATGGTTGTCCCAGGCCTGTTCGGTCTTGGCCAAAGCACGGGGCTGTCCGCCCCGAAGCGCGATCAGCCCCCCAAGCCCGTCCGAAGCCAGGAATCCGTCGCCTGCTTCTGCCAGACCGCAGATATCGGCGCGGTGCACGGCCCCCAGAAACGTCCCGTCGGTGGTGTAGCGATGCAGCAGTCCGCCGCGCGGAGAGGTAATCGCCACCTCCGCACCTGCCGGACCATCGGTGATCGCGATGGAGCCCGCGTAATTCTGCATCATGATCTGTTCGGGCCCTGCCTCGGCCAGAATCGGCGCCGCACCCCGGCGATGGAGGCCCAGCAGCGGCGGCACGTCTCCACTGTCGCCTTCCCATTGCATTGCAAACCCAACCAACCCGTCCGGTCCCAATGCGAGGTGCCGGATCGAGTTCTGGTGCAGGTCGCGGGACAGTTCGACCTGATCGAGCAGCGTGCCCTCGGCGTCGATATAACTGAGGTTCGGGCGCATGCTGTCGATGTTCAGCTTCTCCCGGTCCTCGACATCGGTCGCGATTCCGCCATTGGCGACGGCCAGCGTGCCGTCAGGCAGCTGTTTAATGTCATGCGGGCCAATGCCGTGACTGTCGAGTTCGCCGCGCCGGGTGTAGCCTGCCGCGACATTCCAGACGCCGATACGCCCGGCGCTGTCGTCGATTCGCTGTTCCGCGGTCAGCAGGATCGCACCGTCATCGACATAGACGCCATGTCCGTTGAACACGCGGCCCTCGGGCGGGGTGAGGGTGTGCAGAACCCGACCGCCGACGCAGTCCAGAACGATCGCAAACCGCCCCGGACGACGGGCAAAGGCCACAGCCTCGGCGCGGTGAGGATGGCCTGCGCCCGCATGGCCGCGCGCGGGCAGGGGGATATGAAACACCCGCTCGCCCGCATCGGTCAGACCGTATAGCGCGTAG
This window contains:
- the nrdI gene encoding class Ib ribonucleoside-diphosphate reductase assembly flavoprotein NrdI, with translation MPGLIYFSSGSGNTRRFIDRLGLPASRIPIRSSEPFTPPRAPFVLVCPTYSDGEGRGAVPKQVIRVLNDAETRSHLRGVIASGNRNFGATFALAGRIIAAKCDVPLLARFELAGTDGDIARIRQGLDRFWKAQLSTEPH
- the nrdH gene encoding glutaredoxin-like protein NrdH, translating into MTITVYSKPACVQCTATTRALSARGLDFEVIDLTEDDAAMTRVQELGYRQAPVVMAGDDHWAGFRPDKIGALA
- the putA gene encoding bifunctional proline dehydrogenase/L-glutamate gamma-semialdehyde dehydrogenase PutA, with the translated sequence MTAPLPLTRIEAAKHAPEAPLLETLIAQANLSPADRAAIHAEATDLVKKVRADARPGLMEVFLAEYGLSTEEGIALMCLAEALLRVPDAETIDDLIEDKIAPSDWGKHLGHSASSLVNASTWALMLTGKVLDDRRSPGIASHLRGAVKRLGEPVIRTAVGRAMKEMGRQFVLGETIEGALDRAAKMEAKGYTYSYDMLGEAAMTARDARRYYDAYAGAIDAIAKRCKGQDIRRNPGISVKLSALHPRYEVAKEARVLEELVPILTDLCRKAKAAGMGLNIDAEEADRLVISLKVIEAALANPSLAGWDGFGVVVQAYGRRAALTLDWLHALAERHDRRITVRLVKGAYWDTEIKHAQVEGLEDFPVFTRKAATDVSYIANARKLLQMTDRIYPQFATHNAHTVAAVLHMARDAAPGSYEFQRLHGMGERLHQIVHDAEGTGCRIYAPVGAHRDLLAYLVRRLLENGANSSFVNQIVDEEVAPETVAADPFTALGTPEANRNAMLAPGPEIFGPGRRNSMGFDLTDGPTLARIDAARAGVTVPDAAPRLAGDAGPGTGGTVTVHNPATGAVVAQVQEASAKDVARALDHAAPWQVPAAERAQVLRRAADLYERDFGPLFALLAQEAGKSLPDAVGELREAVDFLRYYANGGEALSRPARGIFACISPWNFPLAIFTGQISAALAAGNGVLAKPAEQTALVADHAVRLLHEAGVPRSALQLLPGRGDVVGAAIAGDGRVSGVAFTGSTDTALRIRRSMAYALAPGAPLIAETGGLNAMIVDSTALPEQAIRDIVASAFQSAGQRCSALRCLYVQEDVADTLLEMLQGAMDELRLGDPWHLSTDVGPVIDAEAKAGIDAHIATARTEGRLIKQLETPADGTFVGPALIRIGGIADLEQEIFGPVLHVATFKARELEQVIAAINATGYGLTFGLHTRIDGRVQDIADRIEVGNAYVNRNQIGAIVGSQPFGGEGLSGTGPKAGGPNYLTRYTAPEPGHPVTAPVTHPDTTAQADPAALQRALDAAPREQVLRVTDLPGPTGESNRLRLVSRASLLCMGPGAEAARAQADAVEALGGHAVIAEGTVTPDTLRGLTGLSAVLFWGSETDARPLAQALAQRDGPILPLITGRPDAGHVAHERHLCVDTTAAGGNADLLAGMERD
- a CDS encoding Lrp/AsnC family transcriptional regulator, giving the protein MTKLDAKGGPLDLAGLDRMDRAILAALTADGRISLTDLAARVGLSKTPVTARVRRMERDGIITGYSATLSWARLGLDHVAFVEVKLSDTRERTLSAFNAAVRQVPEVEQCHMIAGGYDYLLKVRTTDISAYRRVMGERISSLPHVASTSTYVAMEAVKDSSLLE